A genomic stretch from Planctomycetota bacterium includes:
- a CDS encoding TMEM165/GDT1 family protein: MDWKLFAVTFVSIFAAEIGDKTQLATMAFSAESKRPWLVFAAASLALVAAAGAGAALGGALPRWIPEAWIRRGAAALFVAVGIWMFLSAQ, translated from the coding sequence ATGGATTGGAAGCTCTTCGCGGTTACGTTCGTTTCGATCTTCGCCGCCGAGATCGGCGACAAGACGCAGCTGGCCACGATGGCCTTTTCGGCCGAATCGAAGCGCCCGTGGCTCGTTTTCGCGGCGGCGTCCCTGGCGCTCGTGGCGGCGGCGGGAGCGGGAGCGGCGCTCGGCGGCGCTCTGCCGCGGTGGATTCCCGAGGCGTGGATCCGCCGGGGCGCCGCGGCCCTCTTCGTGGCCGTCGGAATCTGGATGTTCCTTTCCGCCCAGTGA